Proteins encoded together in one Phoenix dactylifera cultivar Barhee BC4 unplaced genomic scaffold, palm_55x_up_171113_PBpolish2nd_filt_p 000064F, whole genome shotgun sequence window:
- the LOC103720255 gene encoding AP2-associated protein kinase 1-like, translating into MWRFKPFTAKEPTGLEGRTIDVGNVKVHVRNAMAEGGFSCVYLARDALHASKQYALKHMICNDGESLDLAMKEISVMRLLKGHPNVVALVAHTILDMGRMKEVLIVMEFCEKSLVAVLDNRGAGYFEENQVLLIFRDVCNAVLAMHSQSPPIAHRDLKAENVLLGSDGAWKLCDFGSTSTNHKCFDRPEEMGIEEDNIRKHTTPAYRAPEMWDLFRREIISEKVDIWALGCLLYRICYLKSAFDGESKLQILNGNYRIPELPKYSAAITNLIKDMLEASPNARPDITQVWFRVNEQLPVELQKYLPDGSSSNISMYHPTSSMHDEGLPKKYLMPRRSPPPPPSSREQMQNISVQSEKVSHSRPSQGGSKAAGCPIGSFWSTQYAHDPQVAENKGSLIDKEPFKQWRSKNNQNSLDSKTISPREHVHTGQSGAANPLKKFEEDPSKGFEISFFQEEPQQNSQKTKAVHPETIQTFQNEAFNTFIAEFETSNLDSRNSASNNHNNGSGRKELEAEADRLKEQLKQANLGKAEITSKYEKLSAICRSQRQEIQELKRALAAATPSPSSKDSSKSHISLGSLQSGTLQKDKIEGTVWELQQGMLANSSPSPSQEPKPWQAFSGEPKAQSRAAGTTNGHQNLTKQSAAAPSSDVWGFNLESFTAAPFGAQVSRTSAQANTSQRLSGGGTKKVETSQPSGWAGF; encoded by the exons ATGTGGAGGTTCAAGCCCTTTACAGCAAAAGAACCGACCGGCTTGGAAGGTCGCACCATCGATGTCGGCAATGTAAAGGTCCATGTTCGAAATGCCATGGCGGAAGGGGGATTTTCTTGTGTGTATCTCGCTCGTGATGCTCTGCATGCATCAAAGCAATATGCTTTGAAGCACATGATCTGCAATGATGGGGAGTCACTGGATCTTGCAATGAAGGAGATCTCGGTGATGAGACTACTTAAAGGGCACCCGAATGTTGTCGCGCTTGTGGCCCACACCATATTGGACATGGGTCGTATGAAGGAGGTGTTGATCGTGATGGAGTTCTGTGAGAAGTCGTTGGTTGCTGTGCTGGATAATAGAGGGGCTGGGTACTTTGAGGAGAATCAGGTCCTCCTGATCTTCAGGGATGTCTGCAATGCAGTGTTAGCCATGCATTCTCAGTCACCACCTATCGCTCACAG AGACCTGAAAGCTGAAAATGTGCTGCTTGGATCTGATGGAGCTTGGAAATTATGCGATTTCGGTAGCACTTCGACCAATCATAAGTGTTTTGACAGGCCTGAAGAGATGGGTATTGAAGAAGACAATATCAGAAAGCATACAACCCCTGCATATAGAGCCCCTGAG ATGTGGGACCTTTTTCGAAGAGAAATTATCAGTGAGAAGGTGGACATTTGG GCTCTTGGATGCCTTTTGTACAGAATCTGCTACCTCAAATCTGCATTTGATGGTGAATCAAAGCTTCAGATATTGAATGGAAACTATCGCATTCCAGAGTTACCAAAATATAGTGCTGCCATAACCAACCTAATTAAAGACATGCTTGAAGCCTCTCCAAATGCCAGACCAGACATCACGCAG GTGTGGTTTCGTGTTAATGAACAATTGCCTGTGGAGTTGCAGAAATACTTACCTGATGGGTCATCATCAAATATCAGCATGTACCATCCTACTTCAAGTATGCATGATGAAG GACTTCCTAAGAAATATTTGATGCCTAGAAGGAgccctcctccaccaccatcatCAAGAGAACAGATGCAAAATATCTCAGTGCAATCTGAAAAGGTGTCACACTCTAGACCCTCCCAGGGTGGTTCAAAAGCTGCTGGGTGTCCTATTGGTTCATTTTGGTCCACCCAGTATGCACATGATCCGCAGGTTGCAGAAAACAAAGGTTCTTTGATTGACAAGGAACCATTTAAACAGTGGAGATCCAAGAACAATCAGAATAGTCTGGATAGCAAGACCATCTCGCCAAGAGAACATGTTCATACGGGACAAAGTGGAGCAGCAAACCCTCTCAAAAAGTTTGAAGAGGATCCTTCTAAAGGCTTTGAAATAAGCTTTTTCCAAGAGGAGCCACAACAGAATTCTCAGAAAACAAAAGCAGTACATCCTGAGACCATACAGACATTTCAGAACGAGGCATTTAACACCTTCATTGCTGAGTTTGAGACCAGTAACCTTGACTCCAGAAATAGTGCTAGTAATAATCATAACAATGGATCAGGGAGAAAAGAGCTAGAAGCTGAAGCGGATAGGCTGAAGGAACAGTTGAAGCAAGCCAACTTGGGGAAAGCCGAAATTACATCCAAATATGAGAAGTTGTCGGCCATTTGTCGCTCTCAGCGGCAGGAGATCCAGGAGCTGAAGCGCGCCCTTGCAGCAGCAACTCCATCGCCATCAAGTAAGGATAGCTCAAAGAGCCATATCTCTCTTGGAAGCTTGCAGTCTGGAACTCTG CAAAAGGATAAGATTGAAGGAACTGTATGGGAACTCCAGCAAGGGATGCTCGCAAACAGTTCTCCATCACCCAGCCAAGAGCCCAAGCCATGGCAGGCATTTTCTGGGGAGCCAAAAGCCCAGTCTAGAGCAGCTGGAACAACCAATGGTCACCAAAATCTGACCAAGCAATCGGCGGCAGCGCCCTCCAGTGATGTGTGGGGGTTCAATCTGGAAAGCTTCACAGCAGCGCCATTTGGTGCGCAGGTGTCGAGGACCTCTGCTCAGGCAAATACTTCTCAGAGACTCAGTGGTGGGGGAACAAAAAAGGTGGAGACCAGCCAACCATCTGGATGGGCTGGTTTCTGA